A genomic stretch from Lepisosteus oculatus isolate fLepOcu1 chromosome 7, fLepOcu1.hap2, whole genome shotgun sequence includes:
- the lepa gene encoding leptin a yields MKYPVIPFCLSSWMFLTLSYSRPLAEDRVKNDARLLAQTTVIRIQKHTNESKMSPNLVFSGLELIPDALNDKTLEGLSTVEDNLHTFQEILSSLPMEEMDQILADIFNLRMIIKSLATSVNCAPLKSSNMSHLESFLKTNAAFHVTIGNVALERLQKYLLKLIRNLDQLKNC; encoded by the exons ATGAAATATCCTGTGATACCCTTCTGTTTGTCTTCCTGGATGTTCCTAACCCTGAGTTACAGTAGACCACTTGCAGAAGACAGAGTTAAGAATGATGCCAGGCTATTGGCCCAAACAACAGTTATTAGAATTCAGAAGCATACTAATGAG TCTAAGATGTCACCGAACCTGGTTTTCAGCGGGTTAGAGCTAATACCAGATGCACTCAATGATAAAACGCTGGAAGGCTTATCAACAGTGGAAGATAATTTGCACACATTTCAAGAGATTTTATCCAGTCTTCCCATGGAGGAAATGGATCAAATCTTAGCTGATATTTTCAACCTCCGCATGATCATTAAGTCATTAGCAACGTCAGTCAACTGTGCTCCATTAAAATCCAGCAACATGAGCCACCTGGAGAGCTTTTTGAAGACTAATGCTGCTTTCCATGTCACCATTGGAAATGTTGCCTTGGAGAGACTTCAGAAATATCTACTCAAATTGATAAGAAATCTCGATCAACTAAAGAACTGCTGA